The following are from one region of the Carassius auratus strain Wakin chromosome 43, ASM336829v1, whole genome shotgun sequence genome:
- the LOC113061884 gene encoding CMP-N-acetylneuraminate-beta-galactosamide-alpha-2,3-sialyltransferase 4-like isoform X2, which produces MTLKSAKTWILRLLPVVLFFICYYCSQFYFESYGGSGKSPRPTVSLCNTYRMKRKWDSLKLNMSRKTELFLKLEDFFWREHLSSEALPYGFKGSELLLLKVLAETLSYTMPANIESLDCRTCAVIGNSFSIKNSSLGEIINKYNVVVRLNDAPVRGYEMDVGNKTTLRLFYPESASYNPYVHNEPDTLQVLVPFKEHDLRWLKEILYDEKRVRKGFWKPPPQFWLGRASQIRVLDPYFLRITASKLLQIPLQPRRQQKPVHPTTGILAVFVALNYCDVVHVAGFGYPEFRNQKQPIHYYGKETMRSMKNSYHDLNREALVLKRLEDQGAILYLHPHS; this is translated from the exons ATGACCTTAAAATCAGCCAAAA CATGGATTTTAAGACTGCTCCCAGTTGTGCTCTTCTTCATCTGTTACTATTGCTCCCAGTTCTACTTTGAGAG CTATGGAGGCAGTGGAAAGTCCCCTCGGCCCACGGTCTCTCTATGCAACACCTATCGCATGAAGAGAAAGTGGGACAGTCTTAAATTGAA CATGAGCCGGAAGACTGAGCTCTTTCTAAAGCTGGAGGATTTCTTCTGGAGGGAACATCTGTCGTCTGAAGCTCTGCCCTACGGTTTTAAAGGCAGCG AGCTCCTGCTTCTGAAGGTTTTGGCAGAGACTCTCAGCTACACAATGCCAGCTAACATTGAGAG CTTAGATTGCAGGACGTGTGCAGTCATTGGAAACAGCTTTTCCATAAAAAACAGTTCACTGGGGGAGATCATTAACAAATACAACGTGGTGGTCAG GCTGAATGACGCCCCGGTGAGAGGCTATGAGATGGATGTTGGTAACAAGACCACGCTACGCCTGTTTTATCCCGAATCTGCCTCCTATAACCCCTATGTCCACAATGAGCCGGACACCCTGCAGGTCCTGGTTCCTTTCAAAGAGCATGACCTCCGCTGGCTCAAAGAGATCCTGTATGATGAGAAGAGG GTCCGAAAGGGTTTCTGGAAGCCTCCGCCCCAGTTCTGGCTCGGCCGGGCCAGTCAGATCCGTGTCCTGGACCCATATTTCCTTCGCATAACAGCCAGCAAGCTGCTTCAGATTCCACTGCAACCGCGCAGACAACAG AAACCAGTGCATCCCACCACTGGCATTCTGGCTGTGTTTGTGGCTCTAAACTACTGTGACGTCGTGCACGTGGCTGGATTCGGATACCCAGAGTTCAGGAACCAGAAACAGCCCATCCACTATTACGGAAAGGAGACGATGAGATCCATGAAG AATTCCTACCACGATCTCAATCGAGAGGCTCTGGTGCTGAAGAGACTGGAAGACCAGGGAGCTATTTTATATCTTCATCCTCATTCCTGA
- the LOC113061884 gene encoding CMP-N-acetylneuraminate-beta-galactosamide-alpha-2,3-sialyltransferase 4-like isoform X1: MTLKSAKTWILRLLPVVLFFICYYCSQFYFESYGGSGKSPRPTVSLCNTYRMKRKWDSLKLNMSRKTELFLKLEDFFWREHLSSEALPYGFKGSELLLLKVLAETLSYTMPANIESSLDCRTCAVIGNSFSIKNSSLGEIINKYNVVVRLNDAPVRGYEMDVGNKTTLRLFYPESASYNPYVHNEPDTLQVLVPFKEHDLRWLKEILYDEKRVRKGFWKPPPQFWLGRASQIRVLDPYFLRITASKLLQIPLQPRRQQKPVHPTTGILAVFVALNYCDVVHVAGFGYPEFRNQKQPIHYYGKETMRSMKNSYHDLNREALVLKRLEDQGAILYLHPHS, encoded by the exons ATGACCTTAAAATCAGCCAAAA CATGGATTTTAAGACTGCTCCCAGTTGTGCTCTTCTTCATCTGTTACTATTGCTCCCAGTTCTACTTTGAGAG CTATGGAGGCAGTGGAAAGTCCCCTCGGCCCACGGTCTCTCTATGCAACACCTATCGCATGAAGAGAAAGTGGGACAGTCTTAAATTGAA CATGAGCCGGAAGACTGAGCTCTTTCTAAAGCTGGAGGATTTCTTCTGGAGGGAACATCTGTCGTCTGAAGCTCTGCCCTACGGTTTTAAAGGCAGCG AGCTCCTGCTTCTGAAGGTTTTGGCAGAGACTCTCAGCTACACAATGCCAGCTAACATTGAGAG CAGCTTAGATTGCAGGACGTGTGCAGTCATTGGAAACAGCTTTTCCATAAAAAACAGTTCACTGGGGGAGATCATTAACAAATACAACGTGGTGGTCAG GCTGAATGACGCCCCGGTGAGAGGCTATGAGATGGATGTTGGTAACAAGACCACGCTACGCCTGTTTTATCCCGAATCTGCCTCCTATAACCCCTATGTCCACAATGAGCCGGACACCCTGCAGGTCCTGGTTCCTTTCAAAGAGCATGACCTCCGCTGGCTCAAAGAGATCCTGTATGATGAGAAGAGG GTCCGAAAGGGTTTCTGGAAGCCTCCGCCCCAGTTCTGGCTCGGCCGGGCCAGTCAGATCCGTGTCCTGGACCCATATTTCCTTCGCATAACAGCCAGCAAGCTGCTTCAGATTCCACTGCAACCGCGCAGACAACAG AAACCAGTGCATCCCACCACTGGCATTCTGGCTGTGTTTGTGGCTCTAAACTACTGTGACGTCGTGCACGTGGCTGGATTCGGATACCCAGAGTTCAGGAACCAGAAACAGCCCATCCACTATTACGGAAAGGAGACGATGAGATCCATGAAG AATTCCTACCACGATCTCAATCGAGAGGCTCTGGTGCTGAAGAGACTGGAAGACCAGGGAGCTATTTTATATCTTCATCCTCATTCCTGA
- the LOC113061884 gene encoding CMP-N-acetylneuraminate-beta-galactosamide-alpha-2,3-sialyltransferase 4-like isoform X3 encodes MTLKSAKTWILRLLPVVLFFICYYCSQFYFESYGGSGKSPRPTVSLCNTYRMKRKWDSLKLNMSRKTELFLKLEDFFWREHLSSEALPYGFKGSELLLLKVLAETLSYTMPANIERLNDAPVRGYEMDVGNKTTLRLFYPESASYNPYVHNEPDTLQVLVPFKEHDLRWLKEILYDEKRVRKGFWKPPPQFWLGRASQIRVLDPYFLRITASKLLQIPLQPRRQQKPVHPTTGILAVFVALNYCDVVHVAGFGYPEFRNQKQPIHYYGKETMRSMKNSYHDLNREALVLKRLEDQGAILYLHPHS; translated from the exons ATGACCTTAAAATCAGCCAAAA CATGGATTTTAAGACTGCTCCCAGTTGTGCTCTTCTTCATCTGTTACTATTGCTCCCAGTTCTACTTTGAGAG CTATGGAGGCAGTGGAAAGTCCCCTCGGCCCACGGTCTCTCTATGCAACACCTATCGCATGAAGAGAAAGTGGGACAGTCTTAAATTGAA CATGAGCCGGAAGACTGAGCTCTTTCTAAAGCTGGAGGATTTCTTCTGGAGGGAACATCTGTCGTCTGAAGCTCTGCCCTACGGTTTTAAAGGCAGCG AGCTCCTGCTTCTGAAGGTTTTGGCAGAGACTCTCAGCTACACAATGCCAGCTAACATTGAGAG GCTGAATGACGCCCCGGTGAGAGGCTATGAGATGGATGTTGGTAACAAGACCACGCTACGCCTGTTTTATCCCGAATCTGCCTCCTATAACCCCTATGTCCACAATGAGCCGGACACCCTGCAGGTCCTGGTTCCTTTCAAAGAGCATGACCTCCGCTGGCTCAAAGAGATCCTGTATGATGAGAAGAGG GTCCGAAAGGGTTTCTGGAAGCCTCCGCCCCAGTTCTGGCTCGGCCGGGCCAGTCAGATCCGTGTCCTGGACCCATATTTCCTTCGCATAACAGCCAGCAAGCTGCTTCAGATTCCACTGCAACCGCGCAGACAACAG AAACCAGTGCATCCCACCACTGGCATTCTGGCTGTGTTTGTGGCTCTAAACTACTGTGACGTCGTGCACGTGGCTGGATTCGGATACCCAGAGTTCAGGAACCAGAAACAGCCCATCCACTATTACGGAAAGGAGACGATGAGATCCATGAAG AATTCCTACCACGATCTCAATCGAGAGGCTCTGGTGCTGAAGAGACTGGAAGACCAGGGAGCTATTTTATATCTTCATCCTCATTCCTGA